In one window of Geotrypetes seraphini chromosome 3, aGeoSer1.1, whole genome shotgun sequence DNA:
- the LOC117357773 gene encoding interferon-induced very large GTPase 1-like produces the protein MSGEEDASEDQVLEDPGKSELLQRLNDVGLDRNYWLPKLQDRFGINNAQALKHLNHEDYLKLECCIRHSWEKRALQELLHIPDRKATQKQLRKQRCDLLKEKKEQATKTLKELKEMQCEGKSRHDGCVKRKEEELKLAMEIPTEYWVPSEKSFSEMIENLHKQLDVMQDSLRQGGNISDRDILAHASGGQALEGIYKTSQLEDWLQKREQLVNIPDDFSLYGPDQGSVFQQKEFSSFVAESTFKKSMEKLGHSFSCSAKGGFWGVHFETSSEHSKSSESENKQKSHTEQTYICTTKYNYIPLASCFFPKDKLSLSRAVLKELQDLENILSFIKETDKENMLPRYEKFFKRFGSHANQGPLHFGGIFWWNASSEGFKTEHIEEVKKLVSEALNYHIGASYSGFAGGIGGSQSQSQASFQGTQKETFQKQIQLYITKTGGPAEADSLFQWKFGLITSNKTWCVIDRGFQLVPVWDLILSNHRKDFKDVQKVCAGLIDAYKTLTNQNAMILFGEQFISAEDDAKSFLQDLVNWKTSGTKEHLKELIDFKQKLIEKTRNYSVWINICLSDKVLQDFLSSVMKEHRINPGSDTIFIKSQIHSLIEPHGYSVKNFPNISFLMQWIYHSEIEQFQNISISEFDQFTEVLQRAKNIIQEVTFEHNTSAEAIHEAKVKSTLNLNLSLDSLLKTLRETKQTDTELLLLCIASSCGYSLEDNIFQYHLGCPEINFMLKEMKDAYKEYISLRKQNVYRAEAFLLLTGLTVTKEDKEVSPEQKRKRLNIMKKYLESHLSSEVTSVLKKYDDYVNWKALEKDLHFLIFENYETIKDDTKQRALKELENVCQKNHHQNVSKSKDELSECKMLETYANQNFLNLIKRLDLSKYYPKKMRTADFHIIDQLSLCERQPCAESELPFYYLQKLLMLDYRARYLVYKGVNEEEQAVDNPCNTLENMNKFSDVDEFFNDINEETHKLEGTCQTPIHPMDIQMAVFLCADNFMRQNLTIKLSLCQFALPLLIPNPCTSEIEFPLWSFRQVKKRWQHKTKTKEDAVTNRCEEKSICETQTPLVSFIRFGDSVLSKSQILNSLLSKQKHDVFYNRHSRGSSKECLLMKGVVEIAWYCPSGKDDDSFDDCIAFTNLRGDAREHEPQLQFLQEIASVNVILLSKSDRNEKGEQILRSLLKSSKPLICLCADKEKIPVCKSRSQVQIGIKNRNEADLINELTMIIKHMLAMLNTDSTFSLDGCVNIACKYAFIIDENDEDCKEGKNIAGELLSLLKKKKLSQVKRHFLPLQGELWHKWCKKDKELTRLREKGNKSIEQYRSDIESEKRAIRNDQLKKAFPLNNLMRSLLGILNSQTDEVKMYFLHWFKMFIDELSHDYLSKLYDEYNVVWSNMKQEGKHNNDMVNKMRERLNFLSSEINYSTFGLEHLLRELGQIYEALDMICNKDENIFALPKIAADLMISGHPIELMDGDTAHVPLKWVGDILDKLIEKLGDKRVFVLSVLGIQSTGKSTLLNAMFGLQFAVSAGRCTRGAFMQLIKVDEKLCQEMNFDFVLVIDTEGLRTLELANKATLNHDNEFATFVIGIGNMTLINIFGEIPAEMQDILQIAVQAFLRMKQVKLSPSCLFVHQNVGEITAKEKNMEGRRRLQEKLDEMTKTVAEQELCDVTCFSDVIRFDVNNHIHYFAHIWEGDPPMAPPNPSYSKNVQDLKNVILASAKNEFRHSILKMSELKHRIQDFWNALLNENFVFSFRNTLEIAAYSKLEEEYSNWTWKLRYHVLDLQTRLNNRIKNNDIDDVNNILLEKQVQEQYEAIMKDQEKYFTESKDCEILIQWKTNIENRLKELKQELIEKTKRKCQEIIELKKSKMKLDENKSKYEDELFRRSKQLALQLKGKELSEEEMRENFDTMWKNWIIQVINNSAPVEEPQIDKDIVQAILDHFKSENYNDKMESIDNSKKQNAFYFDRSKHIAMKKSSIFFFTSISFEKCDSENIQQLTSHIKQIVNEYIQKKEEVGMDYNQSYIYEIIKRIDVEVESASKGPRFTYRNKFKIDLSLYCLRKAAKRFTKLHEDFQRTNDPVAYLKSKRGDYFNSFRISCKGATFITMFPDFLCDKLRRPLHQRIYQKTAIDIAGEMKSNKQAFNGNRLKLESYILMYLAEEENFSKYMKYIERPQESFKEYIKKCVKEYFSSENSLTNFLTISLDSVQNLLLTSINYATTVVKDRKGDSSLWLDTLCKKIGDQLDIRRRDFKSLEHQDLTNIDFLKDAMTMALGNMVNSLKQEFGEVTVETFEMKPHELLLDQLAGCWEKCPFCSAICTNTISGHDGDHSVPFHRPECLTGMKWYKTNHFSVDFCTSSVASDCYFVLSEDNKIPYKNYRNAGPPYSQWSILPDSSSQLYWKWFVSKFRTNLEEHYNKKFEDKGSIPSQWNSITKEEIILELKQQI, from the coding sequence ATGTCAGGAGAGGAAGATGCATCTGAAGATCAAGTTCTGGAGGATCCTGGAAAGTCAGAACTTCTTCAGAGACTCAATGATGTGGGGCTGGATCGAAATTACTGGCTGCCCAAGTTGCAAGATAGATTTGGAATTAATAATGCTCAGGCTTTGAAACACCTTAATCATGAAGATTATTTAAAACTAGAATGTTGCATACGACACTCATGGGAAAAACGAGCACTTCAGGAACTTCTTCATATACCAGATAGAAAGGCAACACAAAAACAGCTTCGAAAACAACGCTGTGACTTGCTGAAAGAGAAGAAGGAGCAGGCAACGAAGACTCTGAAAGAGCTCAAGGAAATGCAATGTGAAGGCAAAAGCCGACATGATGGTTGTgtaaaaagaaaagaggaagagctGAAGTTGGCCATggaaataccaaccgagtactgGGTACCATCTGAGAAATCTTTCAGTGAAATGATAGAAAATCTGCACAAGCAGTTAGATGTAATGCAAGATTCTTTGAGACAAGGGGGAAATATTTCTGACAGAGATATTCTAGCACATGCATCTGGGGGACAAGCCCTAGAAGGGATTTATAAGACCAGTCAATTAGAAGACTGGCTACAGAAAAGGGAACAGCTTGTTAACATCCCTGATGACTTTAGCCTTTATGGTCCTGACCAGGGATCTGTGTTTCAACAGAAAGAATTTTCATCTTTTGTAGCAGAGTCAACCTTTAAGAAATCCATGGAAAAACTAGGCCATAGCTTCAGCTGTTCAGCCAAAGGTGGCTTTTGGGGGGTTCATTTTGAAACTAGCAGCGAACACAGTAAATCTTCAGAGTCTGAAAACAAACAAAAGTCTCACACTGAGCAAACTTACATTTGTACTACAAAATATAATTACATTCCACTGGCTTCATGCTTCTTTCCAAAAGACAAACTCAGTCTTTCCAGAGCAGTGCTGAAGGAATTACAAGATCTTGAAAACATTTTGAGTTTCATCAAAGAGACTGACAAAGAAAATATGCTACCAAGATATGAGAAATTTTTCAAGAGATTTGGTTCTCATGCTAATCAGGGCCCCCTTCATTTTGGTGGGATATTCTGGTGGAATGCATCCTCAGAGGGCTTTAAGACAGAGCACATTGAAGAAGTGAAAAAATTGGTATCTGAAGCACTTAATTATCACATTGGAGCCAGTTACAGTGGTTTTGCAGGTGGTATTGGGGGTTCACAATCTCAGTCACAAGCATCTTTTCAAGGAACACAAAAAGAAACTTTCCAAAAACAGATTCAACTGTATATAACCAAGACAGGTGGACCAGCTGAAGCAGATTCTCTTTTTCAGTGGAAATTCGGTCTTATCACTAGTAACAAAACATGGTGTGTCATTGACAGAGGATTTCAGCTGGTACCAGTGTGGGACCTAATTCTGTCCAATCACAGAAAAGATTTTAAAGATGTTCAGAAAGTTTGTGCTGGTCTTATAGATGCCTACAAAACTTTAACaaatcaaaatgccatgatattGTTCGGAGAACAATTCATAAGTGCAGAAGATGATGCCAAATCATTCTTACAAGATCTGGTAAACTGGAAGACCTCCGGAACCAAAGAACATTTGAAGGAACTAATTGATTTTAAACAGAAACTGATTGAAAAAACAAGAAACTACAGTGTTTGGATTAATATTTGTCTTTCCGATAAAGTACTTCAAGATTTCTTGAGCAGTGTAATGAAGGAGCACAGAATTAATCCAGGAAGTGATACTATTTTCATTAAATCTCAAATACACAGTCTGATTGAGCCACATGGTTACTCAGTTAAGAACTTCCCCAACATTTCATTCCTTATGCAGTGGATCTATCACTCAGAAATAGAGCAATTCCAAAATATTTCCATTTCTGAATTTGATCAGTTTACTGAAGTATTACAGAGAGCAAAGAATATTATCCAGGAAGTCACGTTTGAACATAATACTTCTGCAGAAGCAATACATGAAGCAAAGGTAAAATCCACCCTTAATCTAAATTTGTCTTTAGATTCTTTATTGAAGACTCTGAGAGAAACTAAACAGACAGACACAGAACTGCTGTTGCTCTGCATTGCGAGCAGCTGCGGATACAGTCTGGAAGATAACATCTTTCAGTATCACCTCGGATGCCCAGAAATTAATTTCATGTTAAAGGAGATGAAAGATGCTTATAAGGAGTACATTAGTCTAAGAAAACAAAATGTTTACCGAGCTGAAGCTTTTTTGCTGCTGACTGGCTTGACAGTGACAAAAGAAGATAAAGAAGTGTCTCCAGAGCAAAAGCGTAAGCGATTAAATATAAtgaaaaaatatctggaaagtcACCTATCATCTGAGGTTACCTCTGTCCTTAAAAAATATGATGATTATGTTAACTGGAAAGCACTAGAGAAAGACTTACACTTccttatttttgaaaattatgaAACCATAAAAGATGACACGAAGCAGCGTGcattaaaagaattagagaaTGTGTGTCAAAAGAACCACCACCAGAATGTATCAAAATCTAAAGATGAGCTATCAGAATGTAAAATGCTTGAAACTTATGCAAACCAGAATTTTCTAAATCTGATTAAGCGACTTGACCTTAGCAAATACTACCCCAAAAAAATGAGGACAGCAGACTTCCATATTATTGACCAATTATCACTGTGTGAACGCCAGCCTTGCGCAGAAAGTGAACTTCCATTTTATTACCTGCAAAAGCTGCTGATGTTAGATTACCGAGCAAGATACTTGGTGTACAAAGGTGTAAATGAGGAGGAACAAGCTGTAGACAATCCATGTAACACACTGGAAAACATGAACAAATTCTCAGACGTGGATGAATTTTTCAATGATATCAATGAGGAAACACATAAACTAGAAGGAACCTGTCAGACACCAATACATCCGATGGATATACAGATGGCTGTTTTTCTTTGTGCAGATAATTTTATGAGGCAGAACCTCACAATAAAACTTTCTTTATGCCAATTTGCACTTCCGCTATTGATACCAAATCCCTGCACTTCAGAAATAGAATTCCCTCTCTGGTCCTTTCGGCAGGTTAAGAAGCGATGGCAacataaaacaaaaaccaaagaaGATGCAGTGACTAATAGATGTGAAGAAAAATCCATTTGTGAAACTCAAACCCCTTTAGTTTCCTTTATAAGATTTGGTGATTCTGTGTTGTCAAAATCTCAGATTTTGAATTCTTTATTGAGTAAACAAAAGCATGATGTTTTTTACAACCGACATAGCAGAGGCAGTAGCAAAGAATGTCTCCTAATGAAAGGAGTTGTAGAAATAGCATGGTATTGTCCGAGTGGGAAGGATGATGACAGTTTTGATGACTGTATCGCATTTACTAACCTTCGTGGAGATGCAAGAGAGCATGAGCCTCAACTCCAGTTTTTACAGGAGATTGCTTCTGTCAATGTGATCCTTCTATCAAAGTCTGATCGGAATGAAAAAGGTGAACAAATTTTACGCAGTTTGCTCAAGTCTTCAAAACCTTTGATCTGCCTTTGTGCTGATAAAGAAAAAATTCCAGTTTGCAAATCTAGAAGCCAAGTACAAATAGGCATCAAGAACAGAAATGAAGCAGATTTAATTAATGAGTTGACAATGATAATAAAACATATGCTGGCAATGTTGAATACAGATAGCACTTTTAGTCTTGATGGATGTGTAAATATTGCCTGTAAGTATGCATTCATTATCGATGAAAATGATGAAGACTGTAAAGAGGGTAAAAATATTGCAGGGGAATTATTaagtttattgaaaaaaaaaaagttatctcaAGTAAAGAGACATTTTCTTCCTCTTCAAGGAGAGCTGTGGCATAAGTGGTGCAAGAAGGATAAGGAACTCACTCGCCTTCGTGAAAAAGGAAATAAAAGCATTGAGCAATATAGAAGTGACATAGAATCGGAAAAACGTGCCATAAGGAATGATCAGTTGAAAAAAGCATTTCCCCTCAATAACCTAATGAGATCATTACTCGGGATCTTAAACTCCCAAACAGATGAAGTCAAAATGTACTTTCTACACTGGTTTAAAATGTTCATTGATGAACTGTCTCATGACTATCTTTCAAAACTATATGATGAATATAATGTTGTATGGTCTAACATGAAGCAAGAAGGAAAACATAATAATGACATGGTAAATAAAATGCGAGAACGTTTAAACTTTCTGTCTAGTGAGATCAATTATTCTACATTTGGTCTTGAACATCTTTTGAGAGAATTAGGGCAGATCTATGAAGCTTTGGATATGATATgcaacaaagatgaaaatatttttGCTTTGCCAAAAATCGCAGCTGATTTGATGATTTCCGGACATCCTATTGAACTGATGGATGGAGATACTGCACACGTACCCTTGAAATGGGTAGGAGATATCTTAGACAAACTCATTGAGAAACTCGGAGACAAAAGAGTGTTTGTCCTTTCTGTGCTTGGTATCCAGAGCACTGGAAAGTCAACACTACTGAATGCAATGTTTGGTCTGCAATTTGCTGTTAGTGCAGGACGATGCACTCGAGGAGCATTTATGCAGCTTATTAAAGTTGATGAAAAGCTCTGTCAAGAAATGAACTTTGATTTTGTACTTGTGATTGATACCGAGGGGCTCCGGACCCTTGAATTAGCAAACAAAGCAACACTTAATCATGATAATGAATTTGCTACGTTTGTCATTGGTATTGGCAACATGACTCTAATAAATATATTTGGAGAAATTCCTGCTGAAATGCAGGATATTCTGCAAATTGCTGTCCAGGCATTTCTAAGAATGAAGCAAGTAAAACTGTCACCAAGTTGTTTATTTGTACATCAAAATGTAGGTGAAATAAcagcaaaggaaaaaaatatggaAGGACGAAGACGTCTTCAGGAGAAACTAGACGAAATGACAAAAACTGTAGCAGAGCAAGAACTCTGTGATGTAACATgcttcagtgatgtcatcagattTGATGTAAATAATCACATTCATTATTTTGCTCACATCTGGGAAGGGGATCCTCCAATGGCACCTCCGAATCCCAGTTACAGCAAAAATGTTCAGGATCTAAAGAATGTCATTTTGGCATCTGCGAAAAATGAGTTTAGACACAGTATTTTAAAAATGTCAGAACTGAAACACCGCATTCAGGATTTTTGGAATGCATTGCTGAATGAGAACTTTGTGTTCAGCTTCAGGAACACATTAGAGATTGCAGCATATAGTAAGCTGGAAGAAGAATACAGTAATTGGACATGGAAATTGAGGTATCATGTGCTCGACCTACAGACCAGGCTGAACAACAGAATTAAAAATAACGACATTGACGATGTAAATAATATATTACTTGAAAAACAGGTTCAAGAGCAATATGAGGCCATCATGAAAGATCAAGAGAAATATTTTACTGAAAGCAAAGACTGTGAGATACTGATTCAGTGGAAAACTAATATAGAAAACAGGCTGAAAGAACTGAAACAAGAGCTTATTGAAAAAACTAAAAGGAAATGCCAAGAAATCATTGAACTAAAGAAAAGCAAAATGAAATTGgatgaaaataaatcaaaatatgagGATGAATTGTTTCGAAGAAGTAAACAGCTGGCTTTGCAGTTAAAGGGGAAAGAGTTAAGTGAAGAAGAGATGAGAGAGAACTTTGACACAATGTGGAAAAATTGGATCATTCAAGTGATCAACAATTCTGCCCCTGTTGAGGAGCCGCAGATAGATAAAGATATAGTTCAAGCAATTTTGGACCATTTTAAAAGTGAAAATTATAATGATAAAATGGAAAGTATTGACAATTCCAAAAAACAGAATGCATTTTACTTTGATCGTTCTAAGCATATTGCAATGAAAAAAAgttccatatttttttttacGAGCATATcatttgaaaaatgtgacagtgaaaACATACAGCAATTGACAAGTCATATCAAGCAGATTGTTAATGAATACATTCAGAAGAAAGAGGAGGTTGGTATGGATTACAATCAAAGTTATATTTATGAAATAATAAAGAGAATAGATGTAGAGGTAGAATCTGCCTCCAAAGGTCCTAGATTTACATACAGAAACAAATTCAAAATAGATTTATCTTTATATTGTTTAAGAAAGGCAGCAAAACGTTTCACAAAGCTTCATGAAGATTTCCAGAGAACAAATGATCCAGTTGCATACCTCAAAAGTAAGAGAGGGGATTATTTCAACAGTTTTAGAATCTCCTGCAAAGGAGCAACCTTCATTACAATGTTTCCAGATTTTTTGTGTGACAAACTTAGGAGACCTTTACATCAGAGAATCTATCAGAAGACAGCTATTGACATCGCAGGTGAGATGAAATCTAACAAACAAGCCTTTAATGGCAATCGGTTGAAATTAGAAAGCTACATTCTCATGTATCTTGCAGAAGAAGAAAACTTTTCTAAATATATGAAATACATTGAAAGGCCCCAAGAAAGTTTtaaagaatatattaaaaagtgtGTCAAAGAGTATTTCTCAAGTGAAAACAGTCTTACAAATTTTTTGACTATTTCTCTTGATTCTGTCCAAAATCTGCTCCTCACATCCATTAATTATGCAACTACAGTTGTTAAAGACAGAAAAGGTGATTCATCATTGTGGTTAGATACATTGTGTAAAAAGATTGGAGATCAGCTAGATATTCGAAGAAGAGATTTCAAAAGTCTTGAACATCAAGACTTAACAAACATTGACTTTTTAAAAGATGCAATGACTATGGCACTGGGAAATATGGTAAACAGTTTAAAACAAGAATTTGGTGAAGTAACTGTGGAAACATTTGAGATGAAACCTCATGAACTGTTGCTTGATCAGCTGGCTGGATGCTGGGAGAAGTGCCCCTTTTGCAGTGCTATCTGTACAAACACTATTTCAGGTCATGATGGAGACCACAGTGTTCCTTTCCATCGTCCTGAGTGTTTAACAGGTAtgaaatggtataaaacaaatcACTTTAGCGTTGACTTTTGTACCAGTAGTGTAGCAAGTGACTGTTATTTTGTACTTAGTGAAGACAATAAAATTCCATATAAAAACTACAGAAATGCAGGACCTCCTTATTCACAGTGGAGCATCCTACCAGACAGCTCATCACAGCTATACTGGAAATGGTTTGTTAGCAAATTCAGGACTAATCTAGAAGAACATTATAACAAGAAATTTGAGGACAAAGGATCTATCCCCTCACAGTGGAACTCTATAACAAAGGAAGAGATAATCTTGGAACTGAAACAACAGATTTAA